The following proteins come from a genomic window of Hymenobacter canadensis:
- a CDS encoding CsbD family protein, producing MDANNNGIDDSTELRTRGNWNEIKGQAKQKWGSLTDDDLNYEEGKQDEWYGRLQQKTGETIDDIKHWFQRTF from the coding sequence ATGGACGCTAATAACAACGGCATCGACGACAGCACCGAACTGCGCACCCGCGGCAACTGGAACGAAATCAAAGGCCAGGCTAAGCAGAAATGGGGTAGCCTGACCGACGACGATCTGAACTACGAAGAAGGCAAGCAGGACGAGTGGTATGGCCGTCTGCAGCAGAAGACTGGCGAAACCATCGACGACATCAAACATTGGTTCCAGCGCACGTTCTAG
- a CDS encoding DUF1206 domain-containing protein, whose protein sequence is MSISDNLTAAVPTSPSGGIRALARFGFAAKGTVYLLMGVLALLAATGQQGGQTADKKEAVLTIQSLPGGPVLLGLIAFGLLGYIVWRFTQAVVDTEGKGGDAKGIGRRIGFAASGLLYASLAWYAAKLAMNGSAEAGGNTQQTLTARVLGWPGGDWIIILVGVAIIGGGIYQIYKAYSGSFHKDVNSSDIPGGQQNTVYRLGQLGYTARGVVMAIIGYFFVQAGRQSRAAAVGSTDEAFDLLASMGPVVLGIVALGLMAYGLYMLVQAKYPVLRRI, encoded by the coding sequence ATGAGTATCTCTGACAACTTAACTGCCGCCGTGCCCACTTCACCTTCGGGCGGTATCCGGGCGCTGGCCCGCTTTGGCTTTGCAGCCAAGGGCACCGTGTATCTGCTGATGGGCGTGCTGGCGCTGCTGGCGGCCACCGGCCAGCAAGGCGGCCAGACAGCCGATAAAAAAGAAGCCGTACTCACCATCCAGAGCCTGCCCGGCGGGCCGGTGCTGCTGGGCCTGATTGCCTTCGGGCTGCTGGGCTACATTGTGTGGCGCTTTACGCAGGCCGTGGTGGACACGGAAGGCAAGGGCGGCGACGCCAAAGGCATTGGCCGACGCATCGGGTTTGCGGCCAGCGGGCTGCTATACGCCAGCCTGGCCTGGTACGCCGCTAAGCTGGCCATGAATGGCTCGGCCGAGGCGGGCGGCAACACCCAGCAAACCCTCACGGCCCGCGTGCTGGGCTGGCCCGGCGGCGACTGGATCATTATCCTGGTCGGCGTGGCCATCATCGGCGGCGGCATCTACCAGATTTATAAAGCCTACTCCGGTAGTTTTCACAAAGATGTGAACAGCTCCGACATCCCCGGCGGCCAGCAGAACACGGTGTACCGCCTGGGCCAACTCGGCTACACGGCCCGGGGCGTGGTGATGGCCATCATCGGCTACTTCTTCGTGCAGGCCGGTCGCCAGTCACGCGCCGCTGCCGTGGGCAGCACCGACGAAGCGTTTGACCTGCTGGCCAGTATGGGCCCAGTGGTACTCGGTATCGTGGCGCTGGGCCTGATGGCCTATGGACTCTACATGCTCGTGCAGGCCAAATACCCGGTGCTGCGCCGGATCTGA
- a CDS encoding NAD(P)-dependent oxidoreductase, with the protein MRPITIGLIREGKTPPDKRVPLTPKKCTEAEARFPGLQLVAQESPIRCFSDDEYRAAGIAVCPDVSDCDILMGVKEVPAAQLIPNKTYLFFSHTVKKQPANRELLRQVLAKNITLIDYELLTNENGERIVAFGRWAGIVGAYNGLLTYGRKHGLYELKPAYECVDMEDMQEEFFKVKKLPPIKMVVTGSGRVAQGAVEVLNLMGIRRVSVYDYLYLDFNEPVYTQLRSSDYNRRRDGRVWDTPDFHRHPEEYESTFRNFLPVTNLLIACAYWHPAAPRLFEEADTCRAHFRIDTIADVTCDVDGSIPVTKRSSTIQEPAFDYNCQTGELEPAYSAPGNITVMAVDNLPCELPRNASRDFGRQLLDNVLPHLVHEGTDAVLERATIARNGQLTERYQYLQDYVG; encoded by the coding sequence ATGCGTCCCATCACCATTGGCCTGATCCGCGAAGGCAAAACTCCGCCTGATAAGCGCGTGCCGCTCACGCCCAAAAAATGCACCGAGGCCGAAGCGCGCTTCCCCGGCCTGCAGCTGGTGGCCCAGGAAAGCCCCATCCGCTGCTTCTCCGACGACGAGTACCGCGCCGCCGGCATTGCCGTGTGCCCCGACGTATCGGATTGTGACATTCTGATGGGCGTGAAGGAAGTACCCGCGGCGCAGCTCATCCCCAACAAAACCTACCTGTTTTTCTCGCACACCGTGAAAAAGCAGCCCGCCAACCGTGAGCTGCTGCGCCAGGTGCTGGCCAAGAACATTACCCTGATTGACTACGAGTTGCTCACCAACGAAAACGGGGAGCGGATTGTGGCCTTTGGGCGCTGGGCCGGCATTGTGGGGGCCTACAACGGCCTGCTCACCTACGGCCGCAAGCACGGCCTCTATGAGCTGAAACCGGCTTATGAGTGCGTGGATATGGAGGACATGCAGGAGGAGTTTTTCAAGGTGAAGAAGCTACCGCCCATTAAGATGGTCGTGACCGGCTCAGGCCGGGTAGCCCAGGGCGCGGTGGAAGTGCTGAACCTGATGGGCATCCGGCGGGTGAGCGTGTACGACTACCTCTACCTCGACTTCAACGAGCCAGTGTACACCCAGTTGCGCAGCTCCGATTACAACCGTCGCCGCGACGGCCGGGTGTGGGATACGCCCGACTTCCACCGCCACCCCGAGGAGTACGAAAGCACGTTTCGCAACTTTCTGCCCGTTACTAACCTGCTCATTGCCTGCGCCTACTGGCACCCGGCCGCCCCGCGCCTGTTCGAGGAAGCCGACACCTGCCGCGCCCACTTCCGCATCGACACGATTGCCGACGTGACCTGCGACGTGGACGGCTCCATCCCCGTCACCAAGCGCAGTAGCACCATCCAGGAGCCCGCCTTCGACTATAACTGCCAGACCGGCGAGCTGGAGCCGGCTTACTCTGCGCCCGGGAACATCACCGTAATGGCCGTGGACAACCTGCCCTGTGAGCTGCCCCGCAACGCCTCCCGCGACTTCGGCCGCCAGCTACTTGACAACGTGCTGCCCCACCTTGTGCACGAAGGCACCGACGCCGTGCTGGAACGCGCCACCATTGCCCGCAACGGCCAGCTCACCGAGCGGTATCAGTATCTGCAGGATTACGTGGGGTAG